The Leclercia sp. S52 genome has a segment encoding these proteins:
- a CDS encoding DUF2158 domain-containing protein, with product MVFLVSDEVKPKNGGPRMVVTGYASGMVECRWYDGYGIKQEAFREDELQHGDGTRRQDTA from the coding sequence ATGGTCTTTCTGGTCAGCGATGAAGTTAAGCCAAAAAACGGCGGTCCACGTATGGTCGTCACCGGCTATGCAAGCGGAATGGTGGAGTGTCGCTGGTACGACGGTTACGGCATCAAGCAGGAAGCGTTTCGTGAAGATGAGCTTCAGCATGGTGACGGCACCCGGCGACAGGACACGGCTTAA
- a CDS encoding DUF808 domain-containing protein codes for MAGSSLLTLLDDIATLLDDISLMGKLAAKKTAGVLGDDLSLNAQQVSGVRANRELPVVWAVAKGSLLNKVILVPLALLISAFIPWAITPLLMVGGAFLCFEGAEKILHSLESRKNKGKESPEARQQRLEALAAQDPVTFERDKIKGAIRTDFILSAEIVAITLGIVADAPLLNQVLVLSGIAFVVTLGVYGLVGIIVKLDDVGYWLSDKTSALAKMTGKTLLVVAPWLMKSLSVIGTLAMFLVGGGIVVHGIAPLHHAIEHFAQAQGAVIATVLPTLLNLVIGLIIGLIVVAVVKLVEKMRGRSH; via the coding sequence TTGGCGGGAAGTAGCTTGTTAACACTGCTGGATGATATTGCCACGCTGCTGGACGATATTTCGCTGATGGGAAAACTGGCGGCCAAGAAGACCGCGGGCGTGCTGGGGGACGATCTCTCCCTCAACGCCCAGCAGGTCTCGGGCGTGCGCGCTAACCGGGAGCTGCCGGTGGTCTGGGCGGTGGCGAAGGGCTCTTTGCTCAATAAAGTGATCCTCGTACCGTTGGCGTTGCTGATCAGCGCTTTTATACCCTGGGCCATTACGCCGCTGCTGATGGTGGGCGGGGCGTTTCTCTGCTTTGAAGGGGCAGAGAAAATATTGCACTCGCTCGAATCGCGTAAAAATAAAGGGAAGGAGAGCCCGGAAGCGCGGCAACAGCGTCTGGAGGCGCTGGCAGCTCAGGATCCTGTCACCTTTGAGCGGGATAAAATTAAGGGGGCGATCCGCACCGACTTTATCCTGTCGGCGGAAATTGTGGCCATCACCCTTGGGATTGTGGCGGATGCACCGCTGCTAAACCAGGTGCTGGTGCTATCCGGCATCGCCTTCGTGGTCACCCTGGGGGTCTACGGCCTGGTGGGGATCATCGTTAAACTCGATGACGTCGGCTACTGGCTGAGTGATAAAACCAGCGCGCTGGCGAAGATGACCGGTAAAACCCTGCTGGTGGTCGCTCCCTGGCTGATGAAGTCTCTGTCGGTAATCGGCACCCTGGCGATGTTCCTGGTCGGCGGCGGGATTGTGGTACACGGTATTGCCCCGCTGCATCATGCCATCGAACACTTTGCCCAGGCACAAGGTGCTGTTATTGCAACCGTTTTACCCACCTTACTGAATCTGGTGATCGGTTTGATCATTGGTCTTATTGTGGTGGCGGTAGTAAAACTCGTGGAAAAAATGCGTGGTCGCTCACATTAA
- a CDS encoding phosphohydrolase produces the protein MELVQWQQRFEGWLKAHHATDDTAHDISHFRRVWNTSQRLMKDQPVEALVILTACYFHDIVSLPKNHPQRGRSSQLAAERTTAILRDDFADFPTHHYAAIQHAIEAHSFSAGITPLTAEAKIVQDADRLEALGAIGLARVFAVSGALGVPLFDPDDPFADARELNDRAFALDHFQTKLLRLPETMQTAAGRQLARQSADVLIQFMARLSAELRGDYDGVDAAVLQRFRDSL, from the coding sequence ATGGAACTCGTGCAATGGCAGCAACGTTTTGAAGGCTGGCTGAAGGCGCATCATGCTACCGATGATACCGCCCATGATATCTCCCATTTCCGCCGGGTCTGGAACACCTCTCAGAGGCTGATGAAGGATCAGCCGGTTGAGGCGCTGGTGATCCTGACGGCCTGCTATTTTCACGATATCGTCAGCCTGCCGAAAAACCATCCGCAGCGGGGCCGTTCGTCGCAGCTGGCCGCTGAAAGAACGACGGCCATCCTGCGCGACGACTTTGCCGATTTCCCCACCCATCACTATGCGGCGATCCAGCATGCCATCGAGGCGCACAGCTTCAGCGCGGGCATTACGCCGCTTACCGCTGAAGCGAAAATCGTGCAGGATGCTGACCGGCTGGAGGCGCTGGGCGCGATCGGTCTGGCACGCGTCTTTGCCGTCTCCGGTGCGCTGGGGGTGCCGCTCTTCGATCCGGATGATCCCTTTGCCGATGCCCGTGAACTGAACGACAGGGCGTTTGCGCTGGACCATTTCCAGACCAAACTGCTTCGCCTGCCCGAGACGATGCAGACCGCCGCCGGTCGACAGCTTGCGCGACAGAGCGCCGATGTGCTGATCCAGTTTATGGCCCGCCTCAGTGCCGAGCTGCGCGGCGATTACGACGGCGTGGACGCCGCGGTGCTGCAGCGTTTCCGCGACAGTCTGTAA
- the dsrB gene encoding protein DsrB, protein MKVNDRVTVKTDGGPRRPGVVLAVEQFNEGTMYLVSLEDYPLGIWFFNELGHPDGIFVESQE, encoded by the coding sequence ATGAAGGTCAACGATCGGGTAACAGTCAAAACGGACGGCGGGCCGCGCCGGCCGGGTGTTGTTCTGGCGGTTGAGCAATTTAACGAAGGCACGATGTATCTGGTCTCGCTGGAAGACTACCCGCTCGGGATCTGGTTCTTTAACGAACTTGGCCACCCTGACGGCATTTTTGTCGAAAGCCAGGAGTAG
- the yedA gene encoding drug/metabolite exporter YedA encodes MRFRQVLPLAGALFALYIIWGSTYFVIRIGVESWPPLMMAGVRFLSAGVLLLAFLFLRGHKLPPLRPLLNAALIGVLLLAVGNGFVTVAEHQNVPSGIAAVVVATVPLFTLCFSRLFGIKTRKMEWLGIAIGMAGIILLNSGGNLSGNPWGAVLILIGSMSWAFGSVYGSRIELPTGMMAGAIEMVTAGIVLLVASLLSGEKLTALPDTSGFLAVGYLAIFGSVIAINAYMFLIRNVSPAVATSYAYVNPVVAVLLGTGLGGETLSAIEWMALGIIIMAVVLVTLGKYLLPAKPEVTPCQAEKP; translated from the coding sequence ATGCGTTTCAGGCAAGTCTTACCATTAGCGGGCGCGCTGTTTGCGCTCTATATCATCTGGGGTTCCACCTACTTCGTGATCCGTATCGGCGTGGAGAGCTGGCCGCCTCTGATGATGGCGGGCGTGCGTTTCCTCTCTGCGGGGGTGCTGTTGCTGGCGTTTCTGTTTCTGCGCGGCCATAAGCTGCCGCCGCTGCGCCCGCTGCTCAACGCCGCCCTGATCGGCGTCCTACTGCTGGCGGTCGGGAATGGCTTTGTCACCGTGGCGGAACATCAGAACGTGCCTTCCGGGATCGCCGCAGTGGTGGTCGCCACCGTGCCGCTGTTCACCCTCTGCTTCAGCCGCCTGTTTGGCATCAAAACGCGCAAGATGGAGTGGCTGGGGATCGCCATCGGGATGGCGGGTATTATTCTGCTCAACAGCGGCGGTAACCTGAGCGGCAACCCGTGGGGCGCCGTGCTGATCCTGATTGGCTCCATGAGCTGGGCGTTTGGCTCGGTGTATGGCTCGCGCATCGAATTACCCACCGGGATGATGGCCGGGGCCATTGAGATGGTCACCGCCGGGATTGTGCTGCTGGTGGCGTCGCTGCTCTCCGGCGAGAAGCTGACCGCCCTGCCCGACACGTCAGGCTTCCTGGCGGTGGGTTATCTGGCGATTTTCGGCTCGGTGATTGCGATTAATGCCTATATGTTCCTGATCCGCAATGTTTCGCCGGCAGTTGCTACCAGCTATGCCTACGTCAATCCGGTGGTCGCCGTGCTGCTGGGCACCGGCCTCGGCGGCGAAACGCTCTCGGCGATAGAATGGATGGCGCTGGGGATCATTATCATGGCGGTAGTGCTGGTGACGTTAGGCAAGTATCTGTTACCGGCCAAACCGGAAGTTACGCCCTGTCAGGCGGAGAAACCCTAA
- a CDS encoding mannosyl-3-phosphoglycerate phosphatase-related protein, whose translation MPSLEDPLLIYSDLDGTLLDIHTYDWQPATGWLETLQDHQIPVILCSSKTAAEMLEIQSDLGLDGLPFIAENGAVIQLDVRWNDHPDAPRLINGVSHTDIVKVINQLRADAGYKFTTFDDVDDRVISEWTGLNRDRAMLARLHEASVTLIWRDSDEKMAAFEAALVQLGLKFVQGARFWHILDARGGKDQAINWLNEQYLQRDGMLPTTLGLGDGPNDAPLLDSVDLAVVVKGINRQGVQLKNDDPERVYHTQQPGPAGWREGLDHFFSS comes from the coding sequence ATGCCTTCACTTGAGGACCCGCTGCTCATCTATAGCGATCTGGATGGCACACTGCTGGATATCCATACCTACGACTGGCAGCCCGCTACCGGCTGGCTGGAGACCTTACAGGACCATCAAATTCCGGTCATTCTCTGCAGCAGCAAAACCGCAGCGGAGATGCTGGAGATCCAGAGCGATCTCGGCCTGGATGGCCTGCCCTTTATTGCTGAAAACGGCGCGGTGATCCAGCTGGATGTGCGCTGGAACGACCACCCCGATGCCCCACGGCTGATCAACGGCGTTTCTCATACCGATATCGTTAAGGTGATCAATCAGCTGCGCGCAGACGCGGGTTACAAGTTCACGACCTTTGATGATGTCGATGACCGGGTGATTAGCGAGTGGACCGGACTCAACCGCGACAGAGCAATGCTGGCGCGGCTGCACGAAGCCTCGGTGACGCTGATCTGGCGCGACAGTGACGAGAAAATGGCAGCCTTTGAGGCGGCCCTGGTGCAACTGGGGCTGAAGTTTGTTCAGGGCGCGCGCTTCTGGCACATCCTTGATGCCCGGGGCGGCAAAGATCAGGCTATCAACTGGCTCAACGAGCAGTACCTGCAGCGCGATGGCATGCTGCCCACTACCTTAGGGCTGGGCGATGGCCCAAACGACGCACCGCTGCTGGATAGCGTTGACTTGGCGGTGGTGGTCAAAGGCATTAACCGCCAGGGTGTACAGCTAAAAAACGACGATCCGGAGCGAGTCTACCATACCCAACAGCCCGGGCCTGCGGGCTGGCGTGAAGGACTGGATCACTTCTTCTCGTCCTGA
- a CDS encoding very short patch repair endonuclease, which yields MADVHNKATRSKNMRAIGTRDTAIEKRLADLLTQVGFEFRVQDASLAGRPDFVIDSHQCVIFTHGCFWHRHNCYLFKVPATRTDFWLDKIGKNVIRDNRDIALLQQQGWRVLVVWECALRGRLKLDDRALTERLEEWICGGGETAQIDTQGIRPLRVSPPDRA from the coding sequence ATGGCGGACGTTCATAACAAGGCCACCCGCAGCAAAAACATGCGCGCCATCGGCACGCGGGACACGGCCATTGAAAAACGGCTGGCAGACCTGCTGACGCAGGTCGGTTTTGAGTTCCGCGTGCAGGATGCCAGCCTCGCCGGGCGGCCCGATTTTGTGATTGATAGCCACCAGTGCGTCATCTTTACCCACGGCTGTTTCTGGCATCGCCACAACTGCTATCTGTTTAAGGTCCCGGCGACCCGCACCGACTTCTGGCTGGACAAGATTGGCAAAAACGTTATTCGCGACAACCGCGATATCGCCTTGCTACAGCAGCAGGGCTGGCGGGTGCTGGTGGTGTGGGAGTGCGCGCTGCGCGGCAGGCTGAAGCTGGACGACAGGGCGCTCACCGAGCGGCTGGAGGAGTGGATCTGCGGCGGTGGAGAGACCGCCCAGATCGACACTCAGGGCATTCGCCCGCTTAGGGTTTCTCCGCCTGACAGGGCGTAA
- the yodD gene encoding YodD family peroxide/acid resistance protein — protein MKTAKEYSETAKREVNVDVDALLAAINEISESEVKRIEDDPTRVRVNDRDYHTWRELAEAFELDIHDFSVTEVNR, from the coding sequence ATGAAGACCGCAAAAGAGTACAGCGAAACGGCAAAACGGGAAGTGAATGTTGACGTCGATGCCCTGCTCGCCGCGATCAATGAAATCAGCGAGAGCGAAGTAAAACGGATTGAAGATGACCCTACCAGGGTAAGGGTAAACGATCGGGATTACCACACCTGGCGCGAGCTGGCTGAGGCCTTCGAGCTCGATATCCATGATTTTAGCGTGACGGAAGTGAATCGGTGA
- the drpB gene encoding cell division protein DrpB yields MEQKHDRSLGGKLALWVFYAFCGYFIWAMARYLWIVSKVTSVSGPLIEDDLGSTSGKWLSALCGFLLLSAVGAILGAIAWYTRPRDVSEE; encoded by the coding sequence ATGGAACAAAAACACGATCGCAGCCTGGGAGGCAAGCTGGCCCTGTGGGTATTTTATGCCTTTTGCGGCTATTTCATCTGGGCAATGGCCCGCTATTTGTGGATCGTCAGTAAAGTCACCTCGGTATCGGGGCCGCTGATTGAGGACGATCTCGGCTCAACGTCCGGCAAATGGTTGAGCGCCCTGTGCGGTTTTCTGCTGTTAAGCGCGGTGGGGGCGATCCTCGGCGCTATTGCGTGGTACACCCGGCCACGTGATGTGTCAGAAGAGTAA
- a CDS encoding DNA cytosine methyltransferase translates to MESALVLAEKSTASVQALLCQLLEIYDARTLAHLLNAHGDSHWSPAILKRLVTSERAGRRLSDGEYGVLQNLLPRPPACHPHYAFRFVDLFAGIGGIRHGFEAIGGQCVFTSEWNKHAVRTYKANWYCDPDAHQFNDDIREVTLSHQSGVTDDEAAQHIRNAIPAHDVLLAGFPCQPFSLAGVSKKNALGRAHGFACDTQGTLFFDVARIIDARRPAIFVLENVKNLKSHDGGKTFRIIMQTLDDLGYDVADAAESGPDDPKIVDGKHFLPQHRERIVLVGFRRDLNLRGNFTLRDLPGLWPARRPTIADLLEPVVDAKFILTPVLWKYLYRYAQKHQAKGNGFGFGMVDPTNPNSVARTLSARYYKDGAEILIDRGWDKALGERDFDDPQNQRHRPRRLTPRECARLMGFETPQGYQFRIPVSDTQAYRQFGNSVVVPAFAAVARLLESRILQAVQQRKAETVNGGRS, encoded by the coding sequence ATGGAGTCCGCGCTTGTGCTGGCAGAGAAATCAACGGCGTCAGTCCAGGCGTTATTGTGCCAGCTGCTGGAAATTTACGATGCCAGAACGCTGGCTCATCTTCTGAATGCTCATGGCGACAGCCACTGGAGCCCGGCGATCCTCAAGCGACTGGTGACCAGCGAGCGGGCAGGCCGTCGCCTCAGCGACGGTGAATATGGCGTACTGCAAAACCTGCTCCCGCGTCCCCCGGCCTGTCATCCTCACTATGCCTTCCGCTTTGTCGATCTGTTCGCCGGGATCGGCGGCATCCGTCATGGCTTTGAGGCGATTGGCGGCCAGTGCGTGTTTACCAGCGAGTGGAACAAACACGCGGTGCGCACCTACAAGGCCAACTGGTACTGCGATCCGGATGCGCACCAGTTCAACGATGATATTCGCGAAGTGACGCTCAGCCACCAGAGCGGCGTCACGGACGACGAGGCGGCGCAGCACATCCGCAACGCCATCCCGGCGCATGACGTGCTGCTCGCGGGTTTCCCGTGCCAGCCTTTCTCGCTGGCCGGGGTATCAAAGAAAAACGCCCTGGGCCGGGCACACGGCTTTGCCTGCGACACCCAGGGAACGCTGTTCTTCGACGTGGCGCGCATTATTGATGCCCGCCGTCCGGCCATTTTCGTGCTGGAAAACGTGAAAAACCTGAAGAGCCACGACGGGGGCAAAACGTTCCGCATCATCATGCAGACCCTCGACGACCTGGGATATGACGTAGCGGATGCTGCCGAGAGCGGGCCTGACGATCCGAAGATCGTCGATGGTAAACACTTCCTGCCCCAGCACCGCGAGCGCATTGTGCTGGTGGGCTTTCGTCGCGATCTTAATCTGCGGGGCAACTTCACCCTGCGCGATCTCCCTGGGCTGTGGCCGGCACGCCGACCGACGATTGCCGATCTGCTCGAGCCCGTCGTCGACGCCAAATTCATTCTCACCCCGGTGCTGTGGAAGTACCTCTATCGCTATGCGCAGAAGCACCAGGCGAAGGGCAACGGGTTTGGCTTCGGGATGGTCGATCCGACCAACCCGAACAGCGTTGCCCGCACCCTGTCGGCGCGCTATTACAAAGACGGGGCCGAAATCCTTATCGACCGTGGCTGGGATAAAGCCCTCGGCGAACGGGATTTCGACGATCCGCAAAACCAGCGCCACCGTCCTCGCCGCCTGACGCCGCGCGAGTGCGCCCGCCTGATGGGCTTTGAAACCCCGCAGGGCTACCAGTTCCGCATTCCGGTGTCGGATACACAGGCCTACCGTCAGTTTGGCAACTCGGTGGTGGTCCCGGCGTTTGCCGCCGTCGCCCGACTGCTGGAGTCGCGTATTCTGCAGGCGGTACAGCAACGCAAGGCTGAGACGGTTAATGGCGGACGTTCATAA